One region of Cobetia sp. cqz5-12 genomic DNA includes:
- a CDS encoding ABC transporter substrate-binding protein, translated as MTTMRRGGRHWAGGCLLAFTSLFAAGLASASDSVAREAEPVAKVPFATEKAQASFPRQVTDLAGRKVMLEASPQRIFLAQPRQLYALLTLLDAPLERIVGWAYPLSVFDPAMTERLEARWPQLATLPALSRASTPSLEGEALLALTPDLVLFDLSQRSRIEGSPLAALLDEVGTPWLYVEFNHHPLQDAPVSVRLLGEVLGVEARAHEVDDTMAAHLALIDERLATITERPRVLINIAPGVKVDCCRTNLHNGVADLVTRAGGRNLAAELAPVSGATLSKEWVLAHPPEAILNTGGQWAKGDGLRAGIGISGEDIQHDLARMVQTLPGWQSLDAVKQGRVMALWHGFHQGPYAIVALEAIARWLHPETFADLDPMATFAWLMNDPTLSRNSGHFWGQLAIDEETRGAE; from the coding sequence ATGACGACGATGCGGCGTGGCGGCAGGCACTGGGCCGGGGGTTGCCTGCTGGCGTTCACGAGTCTCTTCGCGGCGGGGCTCGCAAGCGCCTCGGACAGCGTCGCCCGTGAGGCCGAGCCGGTTGCCAAGGTGCCTTTCGCTACTGAAAAGGCTCAGGCCAGCTTCCCGCGTCAGGTGACGGATCTTGCCGGGCGCAAGGTTATGCTTGAGGCCTCACCACAGCGCATCTTCCTGGCCCAGCCGCGCCAGCTGTATGCGCTGCTGACGCTGCTGGATGCGCCACTCGAGCGTATCGTCGGCTGGGCCTATCCCCTGTCGGTGTTTGATCCCGCGATGACCGAGCGTCTCGAGGCGCGCTGGCCGCAACTCGCCACGCTGCCAGCGCTGAGTCGCGCCTCGACGCCGAGCCTTGAGGGCGAGGCGCTGCTGGCGCTGACGCCGGACCTGGTACTGTTCGATCTCTCCCAGCGTTCGCGTATCGAAGGCTCGCCGCTGGCAGCACTGCTGGACGAGGTCGGCACTCCCTGGCTGTATGTCGAGTTCAATCATCATCCGCTGCAGGATGCCCCGGTCAGCGTGCGCCTGCTGGGCGAGGTGCTCGGTGTTGAAGCGCGTGCCCACGAGGTGGATGACACCATGGCGGCGCATCTGGCGCTGATTGACGAACGTCTGGCGACGATAACCGAACGGCCGCGTGTGCTGATCAACATCGCACCGGGCGTGAAGGTGGATTGCTGCCGTACCAATCTGCACAACGGCGTGGCGGACCTGGTCACGCGGGCCGGTGGGCGCAATCTGGCCGCTGAACTGGCGCCGGTCAGCGGTGCCACTCTCAGCAAGGAGTGGGTGCTGGCACACCCGCCCGAGGCGATTCTCAATACCGGTGGCCAGTGGGCCAAGGGCGATGGCCTGCGCGCCGGCATCGGTATCTCGGGTGAGGATATCCAGCACGATCTGGCGCGCATGGTGCAGACACTGCCCGGCTGGCAGTCGCTGGATGCCGTCAAGCAGGGCCGGGTGATGGCGCTATGGCATGGCTTCCATCAAGGGCCTTATGCCATCGTCGCGCTGGAGGCCATCGCGCGCTGGCTGCACCCGGAGACCTTTGCCGATCTCGACCCCATGGCCACCTTTGCCTGGCTGATGAATGACCCGACGCTTTCACGCAACAGCGGCCACTTCTGGGGACAGCTGGCCATCGACGAGGAGACCAGAGGCGCCGAGTGA
- a CDS encoding ABC transporter ATP-binding protein translates to MNHHVFDSQAALKISQLTTGYQRRLIFDRLDLPALPAGSLVGVLGPNAVGKSTFLKAIAGMRPAKGEIRLGELELSSLHGANRMRHVGYLPQTLPQPTSLVAYEAVASACRAARAELSREATDSLVEQVFARLSLHSLAFRRMDTLSGGQRQMVGLAQALVRQPQLLLLDEPTSALDLRWQLALIEGVRGVVQEQQAICLIALHDINLALRFCDQIILFAPSGLLATGAPREVITAEHLREAYGIEARIESCSLGHPVVLTDRVADSAQADIGQITRDLGVRR, encoded by the coding sequence ATGAATCATCACGTCTTTGATTCGCAAGCGGCGCTGAAGATCTCGCAGCTGACCACCGGCTATCAGCGTCGGCTGATCTTCGATCGTCTCGATCTGCCTGCGTTGCCGGCGGGCTCACTGGTCGGTGTGCTCGGGCCGAATGCGGTGGGCAAGTCGACCTTCCTCAAGGCGATTGCCGGCATGCGTCCGGCCAAGGGCGAGATCCGCCTCGGCGAGCTTGAGCTGTCGTCGCTGCACGGGGCGAACCGCATGCGCCATGTCGGCTACCTGCCGCAGACGCTGCCGCAGCCCACCAGTCTGGTGGCCTATGAAGCCGTGGCCAGCGCCTGTCGCGCGGCGCGTGCCGAATTGAGTCGCGAGGCCACCGACTCGCTGGTCGAGCAGGTCTTCGCGCGCCTGTCGCTGCATTCGCTGGCCTTCCGGCGCATGGATACGCTCTCCGGTGGACAGCGTCAGATGGTCGGTCTCGCTCAGGCGCTGGTGCGCCAGCCGCAACTGCTGCTGCTGGATGAGCCGACCAGTGCGCTGGATTTACGCTGGCAGCTGGCCTTGATCGAGGGCGTGCGCGGTGTAGTGCAGGAGCAGCAGGCCATCTGCCTGATCGCGCTGCATGACATCAATCTGGCGCTGCGTTTCTGCGATCAGATCATCCTGTTCGCGCCCTCCGGCCTGCTGGCCACCGGGGCACCGCGGGAGGTGATCACCGCTGAGCATCTGCGTGAGGCCTACGGCATCGAGGCGCGGATCGAGAGTTGCTCGCTGGGGCATCCGGTGGTGCTCACCGACCGCGTCGCTGATTCGGCCCAGGCGGATATCGGTCAGATCACTCGTGATCTTGGAGTCCGTCGATGA
- a CDS encoding FecCD family ABC transporter permease, with product MTCRDSRWLAFLACMLLPSPDWQTLLVIEKSPMSPPAHAQASAPDSSPTLAQQYRRFAWKRVVILSALGLALLLAIFGDIMTGPADLALSDLLGELFSPGSHGPINEAIVWQIRLPTAVMAALVGAALGLAGAEMQTVLNNALASPFTLGVGAAATLGASLVIIMDVSLPGLPPSYTIALMAFVFAALSILAIDAVASLYGASREVIVLFGIALVFVLNAVNALVQFVASPDALQQLVFWTMGSLSEASWERVAIIASVLVVCLPFAMRRAWALTALRAGEDHARSFGVPVTRLRRTALLRVSLLAAVAVAFVGTIGFIGLVGPHMARLALGEDHRFYLPGSALAGALVLSLAATASESLVPGLVLPVGIVTSLIGIPCFLALLLGQRRGQA from the coding sequence ATGACCTGTCGTGACAGCCGCTGGCTGGCCTTCCTGGCCTGCATGCTTCTTCCCTCTCCCGATTGGCAGACCTTGCTGGTGATTGAAAAAAGTCCGATGTCTCCCCCCGCGCACGCTCAAGCCTCAGCGCCTGATTCGTCGCCTACGCTCGCCCAGCAATACCGACGCTTCGCCTGGAAACGCGTGGTGATTCTCTCCGCGCTGGGCCTGGCGCTGTTGCTGGCCATCTTCGGCGACATCATGACCGGCCCGGCGGATCTCGCGTTGAGTGATCTGCTGGGGGAACTGTTCAGTCCCGGTTCCCACGGCCCCATCAATGAAGCCATCGTCTGGCAGATTCGCCTGCCGACCGCCGTGATGGCGGCGCTGGTCGGTGCCGCTTTGGGGCTTGCGGGTGCCGAGATGCAGACCGTACTCAACAACGCCCTGGCCAGCCCCTTCACGTTGGGCGTGGGCGCAGCGGCGACGCTTGGCGCCTCGCTGGTCATCATCATGGATGTCAGCCTGCCGGGCCTGCCGCCCAGTTACACCATCGCGCTGATGGCCTTCGTGTTCGCGGCGCTGTCGATTCTGGCCATCGATGCCGTGGCATCGCTGTATGGCGCCAGCCGCGAGGTCATCGTGCTGTTCGGCATCGCGCTGGTCTTCGTGCTCAATGCCGTCAATGCGCTGGTGCAGTTCGTGGCCAGTCCCGATGCGCTGCAACAGCTGGTGTTCTGGACCATGGGTAGCCTCTCGGAAGCCTCGTGGGAGCGGGTCGCGATCATCGCAAGCGTCTTGGTCGTCTGCCTGCCCTTCGCCATGCGGCGTGCCTGGGCGCTGACGGCGCTGCGTGCCGGGGAAGACCATGCGCGCAGCTTCGGCGTGCCGGTCACCCGCCTGCGCCGCACGGCGTTGTTGCGCGTCAGCCTGCTGGCGGCAGTGGCGGTGGCCTTCGTCGGCACCATCGGTTTCATCGGCCTGGTCGGGCCACACATGGCGCGTCTGGCGCTGGGGGAAGACCATCGCTTCTATCTGCCCGGCAGTGCGCTGGCGGGGGCACTGGTGCTGTCACTGGCCGCCACGGCCAGTGAGTCGCTGGTGCCCGGGCTGGTGCTGCCGGTGGGGATCGTGACGTCCCTGATCGGCATTCCGTGCTTCCTCGCCTTGCTGCTCGGTCAGCGCAGGGGGCAGGCATGA
- the yghX gene encoding YghX family hydrolase has product MTRLTAKDFAPELLELYDGYVHGQITRRQFLDRAAAFAVAGMTATSILASLSPNYALASQVEFTDPDIVAEYITYPSPEGHGEVRAYMVRPANMTGLLPGVVVVHENRGLNPYIEDVARRVAKAGYIALAPDGLSSVGGYPGNDPKGKELQAQIAPEKLMNDFFAAIEYLMAENRTTGKIGITGFCYGGGVSNAAAVAYPELACAVPFYGRQPRAEEVAAIQAPLLLQYAEHDERVNAGWPAYEAALKEHDKVYEAYIYPGTHHGFHNDSTPRYDEEAAKLAWDRTLEWFAKYLT; this is encoded by the coding sequence ATGACCCGTCTCACTGCAAAGGATTTTGCCCCCGAGTTGCTGGAGCTGTACGACGGCTATGTTCATGGCCAGATCACCCGCCGCCAGTTTCTCGATCGCGCGGCGGCCTTTGCCGTCGCGGGCATGACGGCCACCTCGATTCTGGCAAGCCTCAGCCCCAACTACGCGCTGGCTTCTCAGGTCGAGTTCACCGACCCCGACATCGTCGCCGAATACATCACCTATCCCTCCCCCGAGGGTCACGGCGAGGTACGCGCCTACATGGTGCGCCCTGCCAACATGACCGGCCTGCTGCCCGGCGTGGTGGTGGTGCACGAGAACCGTGGCCTCAACCCCTACATCGAGGATGTCGCACGGCGAGTGGCCAAGGCCGGCTACATCGCTCTGGCACCGGATGGACTCAGCTCGGTCGGCGGCTATCCGGGCAATGACCCCAAGGGCAAGGAGCTGCAGGCGCAGATCGCCCCCGAAAAGCTGATGAACGACTTCTTTGCCGCCATCGAATACCTGATGGCCGAGAACCGCACCACCGGCAAGATCGGCATCACCGGCTTCTGCTACGGCGGGGGCGTCTCCAATGCAGCCGCCGTCGCCTATCCGGAACTGGCCTGCGCCGTGCCCTTCTACGGCCGCCAGCCACGCGCCGAGGAAGTCGCAGCCATCCAGGCGCCGCTGCTGCTGCAGTACGCCGAGCATGACGAGCGCGTCAATGCCGGCTGGCCCGCCTATGAAGCCGCGCTCAAGGAGCACGACAAGGTCTACGAGGCCTATATCTACCCCGGCACCCACCACGGCTTCCACAACGACTCGACCCCACGCTATGACGAGGAAGCCGCCAAGCTTGCCTGGGACAGAACCCTTGAGTGGTTTGCCAAGTATCTGACCTGA
- a CDS encoding endonuclease/exonuclease/phosphatase family protein: MIQTGHLGSASNLVIKNSINKNTFDKNSTCVSHHARRWLGSVGKKVLLALSVPVLLGGAAASQANAVIASWNLKHAGWNNGKHLEQVAAVASHMDLIGLQEVMKEEVVTELEHQLEALTGDEWDSLVSHAVGRSTYTERYAYLYRDKAISYQGGAAVYLDPQDVFSREPLLATFVEKETGRAFSAANVHIVYGDSKADRSPEIRALADIYDLMKEISPGTPTIIMGDFNMAPTEPAWGDLRTLGLRPLITEGATTLSKTDGRYASLYDNIWYVPSEWPKANGDVFRFPDYLGISHETARADVSDHAPIYLSVTGETLALLPLEGGQPQAAGTEVASRASSTSSSASQTCIDLNTANADQLDQLPNIGPARAADIIRQRPWSSSGQLTRISGIGQGTVSKIVASGLLCS, encoded by the coding sequence GTGATACAGACAGGTCATCTCGGTAGCGCCAGCAATCTGGTCATCAAGAACTCGATCAACAAGAACACTTTCGACAAGAACAGCACATGCGTCTCTCATCATGCGCGCCGCTGGCTGGGGAGTGTCGGCAAGAAGGTACTGCTGGCACTGTCGGTCCCGGTCTTGCTGGGCGGTGCCGCCGCCAGCCAGGCGAACGCGGTGATCGCCAGCTGGAATCTGAAGCATGCGGGTTGGAACAACGGCAAGCATCTCGAGCAGGTCGCGGCGGTGGCCAGCCACATGGACCTGATAGGGTTGCAGGAGGTGATGAAGGAGGAGGTCGTCACCGAGCTTGAACATCAGCTGGAAGCGCTGACCGGCGATGAGTGGGACAGTCTGGTCAGCCATGCGGTCGGGCGCAGCACCTATACCGAGCGTTACGCCTATCTCTATCGTGACAAGGCCATCAGCTATCAGGGCGGCGCTGCGGTCTATCTCGACCCGCAGGATGTGTTCTCGCGCGAGCCGCTGCTCGCCACCTTCGTCGAGAAGGAGACTGGGCGAGCCTTCAGCGCCGCCAACGTGCACATCGTCTATGGCGACAGCAAGGCGGATCGCTCGCCGGAAATCCGCGCGCTGGCCGATATCTATGACCTGATGAAGGAAATCTCGCCCGGCACGCCGACGATCATCATGGGCGACTTCAACATGGCTCCGACCGAGCCTGCCTGGGGAGATCTGCGCACCCTCGGCCTGCGCCCATTGATCACCGAGGGTGCGACGACACTCTCCAAGACCGATGGCCGCTATGCCTCGCTCTACGACAACATCTGGTATGTGCCGAGTGAATGGCCCAAGGCCAATGGCGATGTGTTCCGCTTCCCGGACTATCTGGGCATCAGTCATGAGACAGCGCGTGCCGATGTCTCGGACCACGCCCCGATCTATCTGTCGGTGACCGGCGAGACACTTGCGTTGCTGCCGCTGGAGGGTGGTCAGCCCCAAGCGGCGGGCACAGAGGTGGCCAGTCGTGCGTCCAGTACCTCCAGTTCAGCGAGTCAGACCTGCATCGACCTCAACACCGCCAACGCCGACCAGCTGGATCAGCTGCCTAATATCGGGCCGGCGCGCGCCGCCGACATCATCCGTCAGCGCCCGTGGAGTTCCAGCGGCCAGCTGACCCGTATCAGCGGCATCGGCCAGGGCACCGTGAGCAAGATCGTCGCCAGCGGGCTGCTGTGCAGCTGA